A stretch of the Brevundimonas sp. MF30-B genome encodes the following:
- a CDS encoding DUF1543 domain-containing protein: MKLFAIYVGGEHPGANIEVHDIRFVAAETVEAAYPALLAQWWGKPGSLHVDCWSEIDRADGYEVSLRPEPFEGPERLYYVNLGGYDGVAFAEQHRNVFVVAEDLRSAKARAIKRADGWRDAHRDDMYEAEQAFALDAAAQAHRLHIHLTPSPLSGDPDFTCRYTPLR; encoded by the coding sequence ATGAAACTGTTCGCCATCTATGTCGGCGGGGAGCATCCCGGCGCAAACATCGAGGTCCATGACATCCGCTTCGTCGCGGCCGAGACGGTGGAGGCCGCCTATCCGGCCCTGCTGGCCCAGTGGTGGGGCAAGCCGGGCAGTCTTCACGTGGACTGCTGGTCGGAGATCGACCGGGCCGACGGCTATGAGGTCTCGCTGAGGCCGGAGCCCTTCGAGGGGCCCGAAAGGCTCTATTACGTCAATCTCGGCGGCTACGACGGAGTGGCCTTCGCCGAACAGCACCGCAATGTCTTCGTGGTCGCCGAGGATCTGAGGTCAGCCAAGGCGCGCGCGATCAAACGCGCCGATGGCTGGCGCGACGCCCATCGCGACGACATGTATGAGGCCGAACAGGCCTTCGCCCTCGATGCGGCGGCCCAGGCGCATCGGCTGCACATCCATCTAACGCCCAGCCCGCTGAGCGGCGACCCGGATTTCACCTGCCGCTACACGCCGCTTCGCTGA
- a CDS encoding SDR family oxidoreductase: MTRWTASDIPPQTGKTALVTGSAGLGFETARELARAGAQVIVASRNPETGAEALARIRAEIPNAILRFEAVDLGSLASVSALAARLRDQTEVLHLLVNNAGVMTPPRRMETTDGFELQFGTNHLAHFALTGLLLPLLVNAEQARVVTLSSIAARGGKIDFADLQQTDYRPMPAYSQSKLACLMFGLELQRRSLAEGWGLTSIPVHPGISRTGLLYNTPGGASGVRRMMRGLLWFLFQPVPQGALPALFAATAPQAQGGVYYGPDGRAELSGFPAEARVPAPAFDEAACRRLWDISEALTGVHFEAGR; encoded by the coding sequence ATGACCCGATGGACCGCCTCAGACATACCGCCCCAGACCGGCAAAACCGCCCTCGTCACCGGCTCGGCCGGACTGGGCTTCGAGACCGCCCGGGAACTGGCCCGCGCCGGAGCCCAGGTGATCGTGGCCAGCCGGAACCCAGAGACCGGGGCCGAGGCGCTCGCCAGGATCAGGGCCGAGATTCCGAACGCAATCCTGCGGTTCGAGGCGGTGGATCTCGGCAGCCTGGCCTCGGTTTCCGCCTTGGCCGCCCGGCTGCGCGACCAGACCGAAGTGCTCCACCTGTTGGTCAACAATGCCGGAGTCATGACGCCGCCGCGCCGGATGGAAACCACCGACGGCTTCGAGCTCCAGTTCGGCACCAATCACCTGGCGCATTTCGCCCTGACCGGCCTGCTGCTGCCGTTGCTGGTCAACGCAGAACAGGCGCGAGTTGTGACCCTGTCCAGCATCGCGGCGCGGGGCGGCAAGATCGATTTCGCCGACCTGCAACAGACCGACTATCGGCCCATGCCCGCCTATTCCCAATCCAAGCTGGCGTGCCTGATGTTCGGGCTGGAGCTACAGCGTCGCAGCCTGGCCGAGGGCTGGGGTCTGACCAGCATCCCGGTCCATCCCGGCATCTCCCGCACGGGGCTGCTCTACAACACGCCGGGCGGCGCCAGCGGTGTTCGGCGCATGATGCGCGGCCTGCTGTGGTTCCTGTTCCAGCCGGTGCCGCAAGGCGCCCTGCCTGCCCTGTTCGCCGCGACGGCGCCGCAGGCGCAGGGCGGGGTGTACTATGGCCCCGACGGCCGGGCGGAGCTGAGCGGGTTCCCTGCGGAGGCCCGTGTTCCGGCTCCGGCCTTTGACGAGGCCGCCTGCCGACGACTGTGGGATATATCAGAGGCCCTCACCGGCGTGCATTTCGAGGCCGGCCGATGA
- a CDS encoding sulfite exporter TauE/SafE family protein, translating into MSDPTTLLLIAAAFFLAGGVKGVSGMGLPTVVMGLLGSILSPLTAASLATVPTFLTNVWQLFSGGRLGPLARRFGLMLVLTFMATLAATSLIVRLDAAQITAALGIVLALYAAYGLLAQPLSLSQRWERRLAPASGLLTGAITGATGAAVVPLVPFLQSLNLSKDDLVQSLGLSFTVSSLALAIGLTWHGALRLDLGLLSAAATIPAVAGMIAGQSLRRRISQALFRRLFFIAIALLGLEMAARGLGLL; encoded by the coding sequence TTGAGCGACCCGACCACTCTCCTTCTCATCGCCGCCGCCTTCTTCCTCGCCGGCGGCGTCAAGGGCGTGTCCGGCATGGGCCTGCCGACGGTTGTCATGGGACTGCTGGGCTCGATCCTGTCGCCCCTGACGGCGGCGAGCCTCGCCACCGTGCCCACCTTTCTGACCAATGTCTGGCAGTTGTTCAGCGGCGGCCGCCTGGGGCCGCTCGCCAGACGGTTCGGGCTCATGCTGGTCCTGACCTTCATGGCCACCCTGGCGGCCACGAGCCTTATCGTGAGACTGGACGCCGCCCAGATCACAGCGGCACTCGGGATCGTTCTCGCGCTTTACGCGGCCTACGGCCTGCTGGCGCAGCCGCTCAGCCTGTCCCAGCGTTGGGAGCGGCGTCTCGCGCCGGCGTCGGGGCTCCTGACCGGCGCCATCACCGGAGCGACGGGCGCGGCGGTGGTCCCGCTCGTCCCCTTCCTGCAATCGCTGAACCTTTCCAAGGACGACCTTGTCCAATCACTGGGCCTGTCGTTCACGGTCTCCAGTCTGGCCCTGGCGATCGGCCTGACGTGGCATGGCGCGCTTCGGCTCGATCTCGGCCTTCTTTCGGCGGCGGCCACCATCCCCGCGGTGGCCGGCATGATCGCCGGCCAGTCGCTGCGCCGCCGCATCTCGCAGGCGTTGTTCCGCCGCCTCTTCTTCATCGCCATCGCCCTGCTCGGACTGGAGATGGCGGCCCGCGGCCTCGGCCTGCTCTGA
- a CDS encoding AraC family transcriptional regulator: MRQIEELAGIIANHASADGMHASVLPRLSLIRSCTPTQAVPAVYKPSLCIIAQGRKAVEVGGRSYVYDPAKYLTVSVDLPLVGSVLEASPERPYLCLALDIDLPALTELMLQISSETVPEPTGPALGVSQMEPGLLDAAVRLARLLDAPEDAPALAPLAEREILYRLLSGAQAPMIRHIAATESRLAKVARAIAWLRRNYARPFTVERLAADAGMSPSSFHSHFKAATTLSPLQYRTRVRLQEARRMMVIEGMDAASAGFAVGYESPSQFSRDYRRLCGAPPLTDASRLRRSPNYALVA; the protein is encoded by the coding sequence ATGCGCCAGATCGAAGAGCTCGCTGGAATCATCGCCAACCATGCGTCGGCGGACGGGATGCACGCCAGCGTCCTGCCGCGGCTCAGCCTTATCCGATCCTGCACGCCGACCCAGGCTGTACCCGCTGTCTATAAACCTTCGCTGTGCATCATCGCTCAAGGACGCAAAGCGGTGGAGGTGGGCGGGCGCAGCTACGTCTACGACCCCGCGAAGTATTTGACGGTCTCCGTCGACCTGCCCCTGGTCGGCTCGGTGCTGGAGGCCAGCCCGGAGCGACCCTACCTCTGCCTGGCGCTCGACATCGACCTGCCTGCGCTGACCGAGCTGATGCTGCAGATATCTTCGGAAACAGTACCGGAACCCACGGGACCTGCGCTTGGGGTCAGTCAGATGGAGCCAGGCCTGCTGGACGCGGCAGTGCGGCTGGCGCGCCTGCTCGATGCGCCCGAGGACGCGCCCGCGCTTGCGCCGCTCGCCGAGAGGGAGATCCTCTACCGACTTCTGTCGGGGGCGCAGGCGCCGATGATCCGCCACATCGCAGCGACAGAGAGCCGCCTGGCCAAGGTCGCCCGGGCCATCGCGTGGCTGCGACGCAACTACGCTCGTCCCTTCACAGTCGAGCGCCTGGCGGCCGACGCCGGCATGAGCCCGTCGTCCTTCCACAGCCACTTTAAGGCCGCCACGACGCTTAGCCCGCTGCAGTACCGCACACGGGTCCGCCTGCAGGAGGCGCGCCGAATGATGGTGATAGAGGGAATGGACGCGGCAAGCGCCGGCTTCGCAGTCGGCTACGAGAGCCCCTCGCAGTTCAGCCGCGATTACCGTCGGCTCTGCGGCGCGCCGCCGCTGACGGACGCCAGCCGGCTGCGCCGCTCACCAAACTACGCCCTGGTTGCCTGA
- a CDS encoding dihydrodipicolinate synthase family protein, giving the protein MSAMDLRGLSPAPVTVFTRDGEVDYAANARLAKWLVSIQGVKSLVILGHAGEGTFLTTEERLKLIETYAEAVDVPIIAGITGEGTKVAAEEAKACKAAGATGALVYPNHGWLRFGFQKGAPQDRYKAIWQESGLQCILFQYPDATKASYDLDTQIDIATQDGVVATKNGVRNMKRWYTEIPEIKKAAPELQILSCHDEWLLPTMFDVDGLLVGYGNIAPELLVELIAAGKAQDYPEARRLFEQLLPVTKAVYHRGSHMEGTVALKLGLVKRGLLDHATIREPLKNLGEAAEQEIFAAFDAARIGPVESAALAAE; this is encoded by the coding sequence ATGAGCGCCATGGACCTGCGCGGGCTCAGCCCGGCCCCCGTCACCGTCTTCACTCGCGATGGCGAGGTGGACTACGCCGCCAATGCGCGCCTCGCCAAATGGCTGGTGTCGATCCAGGGCGTTAAGAGCCTGGTGATCCTGGGCCACGCCGGCGAAGGCACCTTCCTTACGACCGAAGAGCGGCTGAAGCTGATCGAGACCTACGCCGAGGCCGTCGACGTGCCGATCATCGCCGGCATCACCGGCGAGGGCACCAAGGTCGCCGCCGAAGAGGCCAAGGCCTGCAAGGCGGCCGGTGCGACCGGCGCTCTGGTCTATCCCAACCACGGCTGGCTGCGTTTCGGATTCCAGAAGGGCGCGCCGCAGGATCGCTACAAGGCGATCTGGCAGGAGTCCGGCCTGCAATGCATCCTGTTCCAGTACCCCGACGCCACCAAGGCCTCGTACGACCTGGACACCCAGATCGACATCGCCACTCAGGACGGCGTGGTCGCCACCAAGAACGGCGTGCGCAACATGAAGCGCTGGTACACCGAGATCCCCGAGATCAAGAAGGCCGCGCCCGAGCTGCAGATCCTGTCGTGCCATGACGAGTGGCTGCTGCCGACCATGTTCGACGTGGACGGCCTGCTGGTCGGCTACGGCAACATCGCGCCCGAGCTGCTGGTCGAACTGATCGCGGCCGGCAAGGCGCAGGACTATCCCGAGGCCCGGCGTCTGTTTGAGCAACTGCTGCCCGTCACCAAGGCGGTCTATCACCGCGGGTCGCACATGGAGGGCACGGTCGCTCTCAAGCTGGGGCTGGTGAAGCGCGGCCTGCTGGATCACGCGACCATCCGCGAGCCGCTGAAGAACCTGGGCGAGGCCGCGGAGCAGGAGATCTTCGCCGCCTTCGACGCCGCGCGCATCGGACCCGTCGAGTCGGCGGCCCTGGCCGCTGAATGA
- a CDS encoding AraC family transcriptional regulator: protein MTSRLTDAISGILDRHGIENGALETAVPGLRLIRTYGVVPPRHMTYRPSLCLIAQAAKRVMVGDSTLTYGHMQSLVITVEVPVLSEIIDATPEKPFIGATLALDPDIILDVVTRMDRAKLPGGPAGLGLVVEEVDERIAAAMIRLIELVEQPEAVEILHPGVMREITYWLMTGRAAANVTRMVLPDGPPQRIAVAIHHLRDHFDAPLSVGDLANLAGMSPSAFHQHFKALTSMSPLQYQKHLRLLDARRRMLTEGERAGSAAFSVGYESVSQFSREYARMFGDPPHRETKRARMKLSGARSGSIAVAEVI from the coding sequence ATGACCAGCCGACTGACCGACGCCATCTCAGGAATCCTCGACCGTCATGGGATCGAGAACGGCGCACTGGAAACCGCGGTGCCGGGACTGCGGCTGATCCGGACCTATGGCGTCGTACCGCCGCGGCACATGACCTACCGCCCGTCTCTATGCCTAATCGCCCAGGCGGCCAAACGGGTGATGGTCGGCGACAGCACCCTGACCTACGGCCACATGCAGTCGCTGGTGATCACGGTCGAGGTCCCGGTTCTCAGCGAGATCATCGACGCAACGCCGGAGAAGCCGTTCATCGGTGCGACTTTGGCGCTCGACCCCGACATCATCCTCGACGTCGTCACCCGCATGGACAGGGCGAAGCTGCCGGGCGGCCCCGCAGGCTTGGGCCTCGTGGTCGAGGAGGTGGACGAGCGGATCGCAGCCGCCATGATCCGCCTGATCGAACTGGTGGAGCAACCCGAAGCGGTCGAGATCCTCCATCCCGGCGTCATGCGCGAGATCACCTATTGGCTGATGACCGGCCGGGCTGCGGCGAACGTCACCCGCATGGTTCTGCCAGATGGTCCGCCCCAGCGCATCGCCGTGGCCATCCACCATCTGCGCGACCATTTCGACGCGCCGCTCAGCGTTGGCGACCTGGCGAATCTCGCCGGCATGAGCCCGTCAGCCTTTCATCAGCATTTCAAGGCTCTGACGTCGATGTCCCCGCTTCAGTATCAGAAGCACCTGCGTCTTCTGGATGCGCGGAGGCGCATGCTGACCGAAGGAGAACGCGCGGGCTCGGCGGCCTTTTCGGTTGGGTATGAGAGCGTTTCCCAATTCAGCCGTGAGTACGCCCGCATGTTCGGCGATCCGCCCCATCGTGAGACGAAGCGGGCGCGGATGAAGCTGTCAGGTGCTCGTTCTGGCTCGATAGCGGTCGCTGAGGTGATCTAG
- a CDS encoding FAD/NAD(P)-binding protein, which translates to MMSSIAFVGAGPTTLYALKALLRAPVRGVGVTVFEAEAEPGVGSPYRAGWNGPSMLSNIASAEIPPVTETLLAWLQGRADAELRDLGVEAADLSDRTFVPRVALGRYFRDQFERVVDQLRSAGACVDVRAGRRVDDVAIRGEGVELRWSGATGAETGRFDHVVLATGHQWPSKQESRPGYFTSPWPAATLAALPPTKVGVRGSSLTAIDAAIAVAGAHGAFTRGADGRIKYEPAAGTEGLRITLMSRKGLLPEADFYFPLPHPPLTICTPQAIAGVIEAGGVDLLDRAFDLFRREMAAVDPAYVAAVGLQRGDLEAFGEAYFADRMATDPFVWAATNLAEAQANHQTRFTVPWRDALLRLHEVMASITPHLDKVQFDRFSRHLKPVFVDAYGAAPHESVERMLALHRAGKLEVLALGDDHMVDTRRPEGGARLTRRGISRSFPVFIEGTGQRILGAIQFPFLSLIEQGVVRDAGAAQDAESDKVEGARGVEIDDHFSLVADGLTPDRLFCLSLPFILGRHPFAQGLTSSHEMGEIVGRRLAVVAARSAEAAHPPVDRLQAVA; encoded by the coding sequence ATGATGTCCTCAATCGCCTTTGTCGGCGCCGGCCCCACCACCCTCTATGCCCTGAAGGCCTTGCTTCGCGCCCCGGTGCGGGGCGTGGGAGTGACGGTGTTCGAAGCCGAGGCGGAGCCCGGTGTCGGCAGCCCCTATCGGGCCGGCTGGAACGGGCCGTCGATGTTGTCGAACATCGCCAGCGCCGAGATCCCGCCGGTGACCGAAACCCTGCTGGCCTGGCTGCAGGGCCGCGCCGACGCCGAGCTTCGCGACCTGGGGGTCGAGGCGGCAGACCTCAGCGACCGGACCTTCGTGCCGCGTGTGGCGCTGGGTCGGTATTTCCGCGACCAGTTCGAGCGGGTGGTCGACCAGTTGCGCTCGGCAGGAGCTTGCGTCGATGTGCGCGCCGGCCGGCGGGTGGACGATGTGGCCATCCGGGGCGAGGGCGTAGAGCTGAGATGGTCCGGCGCGACCGGCGCCGAGACAGGCCGGTTCGATCATGTGGTGCTGGCCACCGGCCACCAATGGCCCTCGAAGCAGGAGTCGCGGCCGGGTTATTTCACCAGCCCCTGGCCGGCCGCCACGCTGGCCGCGCTGCCGCCGACCAAGGTGGGCGTGCGCGGCTCGTCCCTGACCGCCATTGACGCGGCGATCGCCGTGGCCGGCGCACACGGGGCCTTCACGCGTGGGGCTGACGGCCGCATCAAGTACGAACCGGCGGCAGGCACGGAGGGGCTGCGCATCACCCTGATGTCGCGCAAGGGCCTGCTGCCCGAGGCCGACTTCTACTTCCCCCTGCCGCATCCGCCGCTGACGATCTGCACGCCCCAGGCCATTGCCGGGGTGATCGAGGCGGGCGGCGTGGATCTGCTGGACCGGGCGTTCGACCTCTTCCGCCGGGAAATGGCGGCGGTCGATCCGGCCTATGTGGCGGCCGTCGGCCTGCAACGCGGGGATCTGGAAGCCTTCGGCGAGGCCTATTTCGCCGATCGCATGGCGACCGATCCCTTCGTCTGGGCCGCCACCAATCTGGCCGAGGCGCAGGCCAACCATCAGACGCGGTTCACCGTGCCTTGGCGCGACGCGCTGCTGCGGCTGCATGAGGTGATGGCGTCGATCACGCCCCATCTGGACAAGGTGCAGTTCGACCGGTTCAGCCGGCATCTCAAGCCGGTCTTCGTCGACGCCTATGGGGCGGCGCCGCATGAGTCCGTCGAGCGGATGCTGGCCCTGCATCGCGCCGGTAAGCTGGAGGTCCTGGCCCTGGGCGACGACCACATGGTCGACACCCGACGGCCGGAAGGGGGCGCACGCCTGACCCGTCGCGGGATCAGTCGGTCTTTTCCTGTCTTCATCGAGGGCACCGGCCAGAGGATACTCGGCGCGATCCAGTTTCCCTTCCTATCCCTGATCGAGCAGGGCGTGGTTCGCGACGCCGGCGCAGCCCAGGACGCCGAGAGTGACAAGGTCGAGGGCGCACGCGGCGTGGAGATCGACGACCATTTCAGCCTGGTCGCGGACGGTCTGACGCCCGACCGGCTGTTCTGCCTGAGCCTGCCCTTCATCCTCGGCCGCCACCCCTTCGCCCAGGGGCTGACCAGTTCGCATGAGATGGGCGAGATCGTCGGGCGGCGTCTGGCCGTGGTCGCGGCGCGGTCCGCCGAGGCGGCGCACCCGCCGGTCGACAGGCTGCAGGCCGTCGCCTAG
- a CDS encoding MFS transporter, with product MTAVDIPAPAYVSGWRLWALLAALLLISAISQIDRILPFILAEAIKTDVGLSDTQIGLLTGAAFAVCYTLLSLPLARMADRGSPRLVLLGCLLVWSAMTALGGLAASFLVLALTRFGVAFGEAGGMPAGHALIARQVRPERRGLALGLFSMGIPLGTMVGFAAGGAMADTVGWRTALVGAGALGGLAFVLAALIIRPTPPRPRTEADRTPFVRDALSLMTAPGFRWLFVAALMIGFASAPFYAFSAPFLIRTHGFTAGEVGLSFGLLQGGLGVIGALLGGRGFDRAVRSGRGRIIGPPGWLFLISAVTTAAALFAPTGWMSIVLFVPTMFSFALLLPWAFGAAHLVAGPGKQALATSLMMIGSGLVGPALGPVIVGAVSDAAAADGLANTLGLGLLVVPIASALTGVAALIANERIAATLRPR from the coding sequence ATGACCGCAGTCGACATCCCCGCGCCCGCCTATGTCAGCGGATGGAGGCTCTGGGCGCTGCTGGCGGCTTTGCTGCTGATCAGCGCCATAAGCCAGATCGACCGCATCCTGCCCTTCATCCTCGCCGAGGCGATCAAAACCGACGTGGGGCTCAGCGACACCCAGATCGGCCTGTTGACCGGAGCGGCCTTCGCAGTCTGTTACACCCTGCTGTCGCTGCCGCTGGCGCGGATGGCCGACCGCGGGTCGCCGCGGCTGGTGCTGCTGGGGTGTCTTCTGGTCTGGAGCGCCATGACTGCCTTGGGCGGGCTGGCAGCAAGCTTCCTCGTCTTGGCCCTGACCCGGTTCGGCGTGGCGTTCGGCGAGGCGGGCGGCATGCCGGCGGGGCATGCCCTGATCGCGCGTCAGGTCCGGCCCGAACGGCGCGGCCTGGCGCTCGGACTGTTTTCAATGGGCATCCCGCTGGGCACCATGGTCGGCTTCGCCGCCGGCGGCGCCATGGCCGACACCGTGGGCTGGCGCACGGCCCTCGTCGGCGCCGGCGCCCTCGGTGGTCTCGCCTTCGTGCTCGCCGCTCTGATCATCCGGCCCACGCCGCCCCGGCCGCGCACCGAGGCGGATCGAACCCCCTTCGTCCGAGATGCTCTGAGCCTGATGACGGCGCCGGGCTTCCGCTGGCTGTTTGTGGCGGCCCTCATGATCGGCTTCGCCTCGGCGCCCTTCTACGCCTTCTCCGCCCCCTTCCTGATCCGCACCCACGGCTTCACGGCCGGCGAGGTGGGCCTGTCCTTCGGCCTGCTGCAAGGCGGGCTCGGGGTGATCGGCGCACTCTTGGGCGGGCGGGGCTTCGATCGGGCCGTGCGCTCTGGGCGAGGCCGGATCATCGGCCCGCCGGGTTGGCTGTTCCTGATCTCAGCCGTAACGACCGCCGCAGCCCTGTTTGCGCCGACCGGCTGGATGTCGATCGTACTGTTCGTGCCGACGATGTTTTCGTTCGCCCTGCTGCTGCCCTGGGCCTTCGGCGCGGCGCACCTAGTCGCGGGGCCCGGCAAACAGGCCTTGGCCACCAGCCTGATGATGATCGGCTCCGGCCTCGTCGGTCCAGCACTTGGTCCCGTCATCGTGGGGGCCGTCAGCGACGCGGCGGCGGCTGATGGCCTAGCGAACACCCTAGGGCTGGGCCTGCTTGTCGTCCCCATCGCAAGCGCCCTGACAGGCGTCGCCGCCTTGATCGCCAATGAACGGATCGCCGCGACCCTGCGGCCCCGCTGA
- a CDS encoding SDR family oxidoreductase → MSDTQSKVVVITGASSGIGEAVGRGLAAAGMRVVLGARRTDRLQTIVEEIRAAGGEAEAQALDVADRAAFEAIVAFAEARFGRVDVLVNNAGVMPLSPLAALKTDEWDQMIDVNIRGVLNGIGAVLPRFQAQGAGHVINVASVAAYGVWPTTAVYSATKSAVWDMTEGLRQEHPEIRTTIVSPGVVESELAATITDPDTAAYIHEARKVALKADAIAQAIRYAIEQPADVAVNEMVVRPMGGAF, encoded by the coding sequence ATGTCCGACACTCAGAGCAAGGTTGTCGTCATCACCGGGGCAAGCAGCGGCATCGGCGAGGCCGTGGGCCGCGGCCTCGCCGCCGCCGGCATGAGGGTGGTCCTGGGCGCCCGCCGCACCGATCGGCTGCAGACCATCGTTGAAGAGATCCGCGCCGCCGGCGGCGAGGCTGAAGCACAGGCGCTCGATGTCGCCGATCGCGCCGCATTCGAAGCCATCGTCGCCTTCGCCGAGGCGAGGTTTGGCCGCGTGGACGTGCTCGTCAACAACGCCGGCGTCATGCCGCTGTCGCCGCTGGCGGCCCTGAAAACCGACGAGTGGGATCAGATGATCGACGTGAACATCCGTGGCGTCCTGAACGGCATCGGGGCGGTCCTGCCGCGATTCCAGGCCCAGGGCGCAGGCCACGTGATCAATGTGGCGTCGGTGGCCGCCTACGGCGTCTGGCCGACGACGGCCGTCTATTCGGCGACTAAGTCCGCGGTTTGGGACATGACCGAGGGCCTGCGTCAGGAGCATCCGGAAATCCGGACCACGATCGTCTCCCCCGGGGTCGTGGAAAGCGAACTCGCCGCGACCATCACCGACCCGGACACCGCGGCCTACATCCACGAAGCCCGCAAGGTCGCCCTCAAGGCCGACGCCATCGCTCAGGCCATCCGCTACGCCATCGAGCAACCCGCTGACGTGGCCGTAAACGAAATGGTCGTCCGCCCGATGGGTGGGGCGTTCTGA
- a CDS encoding LacI family DNA-binding transcriptional regulator encodes MRDRRGETGRVTILDIARATGVSKSSVSRFLDERSPSNSETARLVRRVAAELGYVRDASAANLRRGTTGTLGVIVPRLTDTVMAMLYEALARAAGRADRFTIVATTNDEPAANQRAVDMLLARGVDGLVLATTRTGDGLADRLSLQGVPFVLVLRTDGVHPSSVGDDALGGYLAARHLIDLGHQQIGVIAGPADTSSAVSRVEGYRRAMEEAGLVVQPEWIVPSTFGLDAGHLAARELMTLASRPTAIFAINDNTAMGALSALAQLGLSVPRDISVVGYNDIPIVSHLPTPLTTVRTPFDQIAAAAVDLLLDGEEPAEPIVRTAPTLIPRQSTRRL; translated from the coding sequence ATGCGTGACAGGCGCGGCGAAACCGGACGTGTGACGATCCTGGACATCGCGCGGGCGACCGGCGTGTCCAAGAGCAGTGTCTCGCGCTTTCTGGACGAACGCTCACCGTCCAACAGCGAGACCGCTCGCCTGGTGCGCCGCGTGGCCGCCGAGCTAGGCTATGTGCGCGACGCCTCGGCCGCAAATCTGCGCCGCGGCACCACCGGCACCCTCGGCGTCATCGTGCCGCGCCTGACCGATACGGTCATGGCGATGCTCTACGAAGCCCTGGCGCGCGCGGCGGGCCGCGCCGACCGCTTCACCATCGTAGCCACCACCAATGACGAGCCGGCGGCCAATCAGCGCGCAGTCGACATGCTGCTGGCGCGCGGCGTGGACGGGCTGGTGCTGGCGACGACGCGGACCGGCGATGGCCTCGCCGACCGGCTGTCGCTCCAGGGCGTGCCCTTCGTGCTCGTCCTTCGCACCGACGGCGTGCATCCGTCGTCGGTGGGCGACGACGCCCTCGGCGGCTATCTCGCCGCGCGCCATCTCATCGATCTGGGCCACCAGCAGATCGGCGTCATCGCCGGCCCCGCCGACACCTCCAGCGCCGTCAGCCGGGTTGAGGGCTATCGCCGGGCAATGGAGGAAGCGGGCCTGGTCGTTCAGCCGGAATGGATCGTGCCGTCCACCTTCGGCCTGGACGCCGGCCATCTGGCGGCGCGCGAGCTGATGACGCTGGCGTCACGGCCCACGGCGATATTCGCCATCAACGACAACACCGCAATGGGCGCCCTGTCGGCCCTTGCCCAGCTGGGCCTGTCGGTGCCGCGCGACATCTCGGTGGTGGGCTATAACGACATCCCCATCGTCAGCCACCTGCCCACGCCGCTGACGACCGTGCGCACGCCTTTCGATCAGATCGCCGCCGCCGCGGTGGACCTGCTTCTCGACGGTGAAGAACCGGCAGAACCCATCGTACGGACCGCGCCGACCCTGATCCCGAGACAGTCGACGCGTCGGCTTTGA